The following nucleotide sequence is from Bactrocera oleae isolate idBacOlea1 chromosome 2, idBacOlea1, whole genome shotgun sequence.
gcctgtgattgtaaataatgaatgcaatacttccttcatgcaattaaaatataaacgaatatcCCATATATCACTTTACCGTAAGCGAGTAATTaatggttacacccgaacttagacatTCCtctcttgtttaatataaagttttgccaacgccCGAAGGCATTTCCCAGGCTTTGATACTTGCAAGTTggaagagtatgaaatgttcggttacatccgaactatatattaaacaagtaaggaagggctaagttcggatgtaaccggacattttatactctcgcaaagtcaaatggtatactcgtttgagatttctttgtggattggctgatattttcggtagaaggtcaactataggcactggggtccacatatttagtacttagggacttgaacagttttggttcgatttagacaatttttggtcacaaggtggcatactttaaacgtattattcacgcaaagttttaccccgatatagtcattgttgcttgatatgcatagtggaaagtgaaagaatcagatggaattgaaaatggtgttatatgggaaataggcgtggttgtagtccgatttcgcccattttcgcactataacatagaaatatgaaaataacgttatgtaccgaattttgttgaaattggttaagcagatctcaagatatgggttttctccTAAAAGTGAAATccaagagataaaatttaatgtctctggcgtgtttaatgcttgatttatcgtgcttttagtagtttttaacagtaccgttatgtggggagtgggcggagttgccacccaatttcaactattttcacaccgtcaatagaagtgaatttgcttccagtgaattttgttattatagcattaacggtttaggagatatgcacattaaataatattagaggcgggatcacgcccactttaaaaaaaaattttaactgcagatgcccctccctaatgcgatcctgtgtaccaaataagtcttgtatcttattgcagagcttagttatggcaatttatttgtttttgattaatagcgttttgtgggcgtggcagtggtccgattacgcccatctgcaataccaaccgtctcacggtacccagaaacatgtctaccaagtttcacaaagatatctcaatttttactcaagttacagcttgcacggacggacagacagtcacccggatttcaactcgtctcttcatcctgatcatttatatatacataaccctatatctaacttgattagttttaggtgatacaaacaaccgttaggtaaacaaaactattatactctgtagcaagaggttgcgagagtataaaaatgtagcgaaaagcttcaacttcattgttcgatgaaatcgtgaatagattacaaccaaatttggtatcatattaacttattttgaaggtcatagactcctgttttattactatattctactcaaccaaagaggctaaatttatatattgggttgatgtgaaaaacgtcaaccacagaattggaattaattatattagggataatataaatattataacttttaagaaaatgtgtccacttaatttcattaaaatattacacattgcGACCAACCTAAACGTGTTAAGTTTagatggaaagtcggaaatcattcaacccatttttgacacaagggtatctctctattatatataaaagttttctgctgctgtcgagaatcaactaacataagagcgagctagctcgcgctcggcggggggcggacgtaggcgagcgagcgtctagtactatataaaaaaaaaaacttactccGAATCtcatatatcacaaaatcacagtTTTCGGCAAAAATTCAGCCATACGAACTGGGGTCAATATATTCGGTATGTggtggcttgaacagttatggtctgattttgacagtttttagATGTACTATTTGTGCAGTTTCCTCTGAATAtgttcattggtgcttgatttgtgtactatAAAATGAAAGATTCAtatagattttaaaattgtgctttCCATATAGCACAGCGTTGTTGTAGTCCgctcattttttcaaaatttttaacccACATGTACCTTGTTACTAcaatcccctgtaccaaattacaggtttatatcttaatttagtggttagttatagcattttataagatttcgattaatggcattttgtgggcgtgacagtgatctgattacgcctatctacgaactcgtcctcactcTTTTGCCAAGCAACACGTGtactaagatatcttaataaaatatttactcaaCTTATCGCTTTCAGAGACAAACAGACAAACAGTCCCTCAGATTTTAACTCGTCTTatcatcgtgatcatttatatattatatttataaccctatatctaattcgattatttttaggtgctacaaacagcctttaggtgaacaaaactattatactctgtaccaaCATCTTGCAAGAGTATTATTATAGACCTTCCATATATGATATACAATGAGACACATCCATATACAACATATGAGAGGATTAAACATTCGGTTCAATAACCGCAAATGATTACATTGTTGCTGGATGTGAGGCACAAATATGGATGACCGCTTATCAAAATTAATGAGCGTGATAGTGAAAAATATGGAAATCTTTTTCTTAACGTAATTCATAACAGATAATTTCaactgaaaatgaaaatttaactcaaacagttagatttttaaaaattgtaaacaaactttatttgttttcttaagtgttttcctttgttttttgttttttctttttaatatgcATTCAAATTTGTATGCATCATAATTTCTCCACAAATCTCTATCACTTAGGTTGGTATGTACAAATTACAATAGTGCATGTAGATTTATCTCCACCCATCGAGTGTTAATTTTTAGTATATAGACCTCAAAAGTGCCTGAGCTTTGCGCTCTTTTTCGAGCTTACTGGCTTATACTAATACACGTTAGAAAGTTTTTAGCTGACGTTCTGGCACAgctacaaaattgtaatttgttgTATTATCAAGTTGTAGTAGCACACTTTAcgcaatacatatacatacatattctacGAATGATGactttatttagtttatatttatattccagAATGTTAGTCTCTACTATAGCTGCAATCAAGATACGTAtgcattataatattattgaataaGTGAATATGGAATAATTTCTCAGTGGTCATTACTCAGTGCCTGTAGAAAGCATCCCTGCCAAAACGCCGTTTATTCACAGCACAAACCGATTTTTACTTGGTTTCCAACACATTTAAAACGCATTAGCGCTGTCTAAAACTATTTGCTGAAAACTGTAATAAATgagcaaacaaatttaatagaaaatcaATTCTTAATTTCTGGCAATAGTCATGGCTGAAGTTACTACGGGCTAACCAATTGCCATCGCTCTCAAGTGTTTTGAAGAACtagttgtatataaatattaagaaattacTGAGGTAAGCtgagtaaaattatataaaaactcaGGAAATCACGAAATCTAACTGAGGAACTGAAATAATCTTATATGATTGATGTTTTGTTTTCATCAGTTTAGcttaaaatcaataattaatttGAAGAATGTATGGGATTTTTGTTTTGTGACTGctaaaaaacttgtttatttcttcttatttttagcGTTTTTGCCATCGgaattattttccactttttgcTTCTTCTTTTGTGGTTGTGTCTCCTCCTCTTCCTCCTCACCAGTTTCCTCGTCAGTTTCTTCGTCCTCGATATCGACAACGTCGTCCTTAATATTCTGGCCCATTATGTAAACAGGTCCATTGCCTTTGATCAATTTAAATGTCAATGATGTTTCGTAAAATTCCACATCGGGATTTACAGCGCGTGTTTCGCCAGCCTTTAACACGGCGATAGGAATCTTTAGAGAGTCTTTTACTGTGTGCACCTGAAATGAAAAGAATGGAGAAATTGATAAATACCACCATATTATACAACTTATCGGCGGCGTGCACTTGTATGTATACACTTTGCATTCAGATCAGTAAATTTGTTTCCTTGTCTATTGGTCAATGTTTTGGGGAAAAAAATGGACAGTGCTATAAATCACTGATAGCGTCTTATGTTACTTTTTCGTTGTCAACTTATTTTCTTCTTCTACAGTCGCCAatcattttatttgttaaatctAGGGGATTCAAATGAGGCAAGCCGTTTTTATTTAGAGCCTTATGCAGATCGTAAACATCACAAAATTGACACATGATATATAACAAAGAAGTGTCAAACATTATCTTGCATGTGCTTGAAATATAGCGAATTTGGTCTGTTTAAAAGGGGTCTTTGTCAAAAAACAAATAGGTGTGCTAAAATTGGAATTTGATTTTGTAACGTTTGTTTGATGTTTGTAagacccaaaaggaaacgtcggaagccttataaagtttataaataaataattagcgtttgtatgtatatacggaCACTAGTCCCTAAATTTTTGAGATACCACTCTGAAATTTTGTAaccgttcttttctccccaagaagctataATTTgacggaaccgctgatatcggactatagcatatatatgccatataaactcgatataaactgaccgaacaaaatcaagataaagatctttttatacccttttactttataaaaaatgtggaaaacggttggcctcaagggccatccctgcaacttccttctaatttcatacgctaacgttcaaatttcgcttttttcactgcttttgagctcttcgaaatttttcgttttcgatatctagcaagtaaatcaaccgatttcgacccggtttgcggcaaacgatgtgtttcttcaaggttaagaactgattagtttttggtgtcgatcggtcaagatcggaaaaaattcgaaaaaaacgatttttcaaaatttttatttttgagatttctcgaaatctactggtccgattgggtccaaacttacacgaaattcaagtgcaatgaaaccctttggaatgccgtttagtttattcaaatcggttgagcagtttaatagttataagagggtcacatacatccacacacacacacatacatccacacatacatacagacatacggacatcatcgtagaaatgttcggggaagcttcctcgaccctcagaacgtcgagatctgttgagaactcgatttttgcaaaatggggtgaaaccaatatcttcccgatttttagaaaattttccattttcttagcgggaagttaaaaaatgcacctgtaaagggtaaagttaacgttttttttttttgttttgggatTTACCTACCTGCCTATATGGCTATTATCTTAATTGTAAATGTTTAATAATAGTTGAGTTATATGACTATCTAGCTACTTTTGAAATAAGCATAACCGATTTTAAGAATGTTAAGCTATGAATGTACATTGAATAACATACAGTATTCAAATTTGATGgcaattacatataaatataccaacaaaaaattttccagAATGTCAAAATTTAACGATAACGGACTTGATGAAATAAATCCCTTAACATAAGTATGCCTCACTCCAACTTTTCCACTTTGAAAAAACAGTAAAAGATATTAATTAAGattttaagatattatataatctTTGCAAAAGATATTaccattaaaaaattgaaaaggtgTTAAAAAATCATTAggtaaaatatgttttgttgtAAGACGAAATAAATTTCCAGCTAATCAGACTTAGACTTATAccaatatgtacacatacaataCGTATACGtttatcacaattaaatagTTTACTCATTGTTTGTCGCAATTCAATAAGAGAAAGTACTAAGTCAGTCACCTGTCAATCAATCTAACATATTGATGATAACGGAGAGTCAGCACTGAAAGCGTCattcaaacataaaatatagCTACATAtctatatctgaaataattccTGTAATTTACACACATTcactaaaataaatgtaataagtaCTTATACATAACAACGAATCGGAGATACTGCCTGCCAAAGACACGATGAAAGTGTGCGCTAAGCTAGCCTAGAGACAGGCGGGTGGCCCTTGTTGGccgaactaaaaataaaaagaagtgTACATGTACGAAACGTCACATACTATGCCGAATATTATGTTCAAATCGAACTAAAGGTGGGCTAAGTAAAAACGCCCATCTAAACACGGTAACATTTCATTTCGAATCAGACGTTGGCCAAAACTGCAACAATCGGAGCAGCAATAACCGATATATGaagtttgaacaaaaaattttaaaactcgaAACGCTGTTAATTAaaacaactaataaaaataaaataaaataaaaaccttaaatataacttaaaatGACCGAGCTAAAAGGTGCGAATACAAAATGTGTGAATATGGTGTGCAGGAAGTAATATTTAAGATGCAAAAACATGTTAAATTCCATGATCGACCTGAATAGGCAAAATTTCGGTGAACACAGCTTATTGTGTATTGACATTGACAAACAAAATACATTAAGTGATGTTAATTGAAAGTTACATAGAAACTTGATACATACAGACAAACTCACACGTTAGAAAAtgaaggaaaaaataaatatgaataaaaaaaaagcgtCAAACAACCAAGTTTTTCTTAcgtgcaaaaatttaaatatgttctAGAATtcgcaaaaaataattttaatcgatttaaggaaatttattatttgctgaTAAGTTTTAAAACATCAAATTTGTTCACAAATTAGTgccatttttaaaatacttatataatatgtaaccaCAAAGttaaacattaatttattttaacccTATAAGTGTTCTTAAACAAgtcaaataataaagaaaaataattttatttttccaaatttaatgagaaaacaaaaagctTGGATAGAAGTTTTGCTTCTATTACGTCAAATTTAAGGTAAATCGCtacgaaaaaaaagaaataaatcttAGTTCAATCTAAATGACAAGTATCGGATACGAAAATGTTCTACGAGATTTACGACGCTTAAGAAAATTCattttgaagaagtttcaaGCATTCGCCTGCCAAAAACTGGAACACTTTTTtaggtaaattttttataagcagTAAATAAACTCCATAGTTTGATTTTCTCTATCGAcggacaaaatattattttttaactgagTGAATTACAAACTAGTTAATTGAGGAAAGAATTCAGTACATTGAGTGTAAAAGTCGAGTTCTGTAGAAAGGCCAAATTgttctaaaatcttttattaCTATGGTGAAATTATTgtcatgcatatacatatatataaataagataaATGCTACTTTTATGGAGCATGGAACTAAAATGTCATATTCACATGGCAAGTAATTTGCATCTGCATTAAAAGAACGCAAGAAGATAGTAAAACATTGTATGAACACAatagaatattaataaaaatatgtgattaCTAAAATGCATGTTGCTTTGTCGAATattgatgatttatatatattattcaatGTGTATACAGATGAAGAAATCTACCACGAGAAATTACCAAATATATATGAAGGAATTGTCAAATCTGCAAAGAATTGTTGCACAACCGCCAGCGTAAAAAAATTTATCCCCATCATTACCTGGTTACCGAAATATGAATTGAATTTTCTTATACCCGATTTCGTTGCGGGCGTAACGGTGGGCCTAACCGCTATACCACAGGCGATCGTTTATGGCACAATAGCTGGCTTAACACCACAATATGGGTTATATTCAGCTTTTATGGgatgttttgtttatatattttttggcacTTGCAAGGATGTGACAATCGGTAAGTGTGAGTTACGTACAATTCATGTACATGAGAAAAAAACTACACGCTCGTGgcatcttttaaattttaggtCCCACTGCCATTATGTCTATCATGGTCCAGGCGCACACCCACAATGCTGATTACGCTATATTGGCATGTTTTTTCACCGGTGTCGTCACATTTCTAATGGGTATTTTAAATCTTGGAGTTCTAGTGCAATTTATATCGATGCCCGTGACTACGGGCTTTACTATGGCCGCGGCAATAACAATTGCTAGTGGACAAATTAATAACTTGTTTGGAATATCAAGTAAGTTCTACTACTGATGGAAGTGCTACTGAACTAAgaccaaaatatttaatacaaaacaacttttttcaatttaggTGCGAGCAATGAGTTTATAGATTCgtggatatatttttttaatcatataaaCAACACCCAACGCAACGATGCTTTACTGGGTATAATAACGTTAATTATGCTGTTAATTATGCGCGTAAGTAAaggcaacaaacaaaattattattgtgcttaaattgatgttttcttGCGATTTCAGAAAATAAAAGATATTCCCTGTTCTTATAAAAGTCTAACTAAATACATATCATTGTCCCGCAATGCGTTGGCggttgttgttggcattatACTCTGTTATTTCCTAAGTAGCGATGACTGGTTACCTTTTCGGGTAAGCGGAAAAATTGTACCTGGCCTCCCACCCTTTAAAATACCACCATTTCATACTAAAATCAATGGCACATATATTGGTTTAGAAGACATGGTGGAGGATTTGGGTGCTTCACTAATCTCTATACCCGTTATTGCTGTGCTCGAAACTATAGCTGTGGGGAAATCTttttgtacgtacatacatcttattatattatatttacttttaactttttacttggtttttattaataatttcattcTTCTATAACAGCGATGGGAAAAATTATCGACGCTTCACAAGAAATGATTGCTCTAGGCTTAGCCAATATTTTCAGCAGCTTTTTCTCATCCATTCCTATTTCGGGGTCATTTACGCGTACAGCAATAAATAATTCTAGCGGCGTTAAAACAGTCCTTGGTGGCGCTATAACCGGCATATTAGTGCTAGTGACTTTGGCTTTTCTCACcaatacattttatttcatacCAAAATCCACCTTATCTGCTATCATTATAGCTGCTATGATTTTCATGGTGGAGTATGATAAAATTGCTGAAATTTGGCGTTCGAAAAGTATAGTAATTCCATTTAGCATATTTGGCAATCCCGAAAAGaaaacgtatatatatgtatttatgtttttttagaaACTGATATGATTCCCTTCTTAGTAACAGTACTTTGCTGTCTTTTCTGGACACTCGAATATGGCATGGTTTGTGGGATAGTCGTGAATACATTATTTATCTTATACAAAAGTGCGAGACCTACAATTATTATCACAGAAGAAAAAGTTTGTTGTGACATTGGTTAAACAACGGTACAAAAGTCTATACGTTATTTAATTTCCAGCTTCTAAAAGATATTGTGATAGCTATGGTGGATATTcaagaaaatttaaactattcCTCTGCGGAGTATCTAAAATCTAAAGTAGTCAGATACATTTCAGCGCATAGtgaaaaaattggaaaagttgTAATAAGAGGAGAGGAAATTCACACAATTGACTATACTGTAGCactggtaaacaaaattaaagccGAATAACGGATTGTAAATTCAGTAGAATTTCTCTTTTTACAGAATATTCTCAGCTTAAAACAAGATTTGCTTGCCTTAAACTGTGAACTTTTATGTTGGAATTGGCAAATACCATCCGCTGGAGTCGTTTGTCGCTTACATCCTGACGCgcgcaaaatgtttaaattcaGTAAAACATTACAGGAAGTCATATCGATGAATATGCATCAAAGTACCACAACATTAGAAACAGATTGCGAGGCAATTACGATACCAACATAAGATGTTTTTGTTTACGTTTAATTTCGTTAATGatatttaatcaaataaaatgataaatcTCTGGATAACatgtgttgtttgtatcacctaagacTAATCGAGATATGTTTAGAACGGTAAagcttttttatactttcgttTTTGGGATATTTTTAGAAATGTAAGAGGAAAAAGTATTTCTGTGATATACGGatactaaaaaaatatcaattatgcAAAAAGGGGGTtggtgtcatgcggagactcattgcttcttgacatattatatatttggtatgtcggggtcgataggtaggagtttaacctgctacagtatccagaacgaaatTACGGAAGGGTCTAGATTCTcgtggcaactcgagctcttcgtctgcgatgggtggtggtttgactccaagtACGCGATTTACTGTCGTGGCCACTCGAGCTCTTCGTCTGCGATGGGT
It contains:
- the Nlp gene encoding nucleoplasmin-like protein, whose translation is MSEESFYGVTLTGQDSSVPWDVLSNDEDFPRGQRLIIKQILLGAEAKEDEFNVVEVHTVKDSLKIPIAVLKAGETRAVNPDVEFYETSLTFKLIKGNGPVYIMGQNIKDDVVDIEDEETDEETGEEEEEETQPQKKKQKVENNSDGKNAKNKKK
- the LOC106618985 gene encoding sodium-independent sulfate anion transporter isoform X2, which codes for MGCFVYIFFGTCKDVTIGPTAIMSIMVQAHTHNADYAILACFFTGVVTFLMGILNLGVLVQFISMPVTTGFTMAAAITIASGQINNLFGISSASNEFIDSWIYFFNHINNTQRNDALLGIITLIMLLIMRKIKDIPCSYKSLTKYISLSRNALAVVVGIILCYFLSSDDWLPFRVSGKIVPGLPPFKIPPFHTKINGTYIGLEDMVEDLGASLISIPVIAVLETIAVGKSFSMGKIIDASQEMIALGLANIFSSFFSSIPISGSFTRTAINNSSGVKTVLGGAITGILVLVTLAFLTNTFYFIPKSTLSAIIIAAMIFMVEYDKIAEIWRSKKTDMIPFLVTVLCCLFWTLEYGMVCGIVVNTLFILYKSARPTIIITEEKLLKDIVIAMVDIQENLNYSSAEYLKSKVVRYISAHSEKIGKVVIRGEEIHTIDYTVALNILSLKQDLLALNCELLCWNWQIPSAGVVCRLHPDARKMFKFSKTLQEVISMNMHQSTTTLETDCEAITIPT
- the LOC106618985 gene encoding sodium-independent sulfate anion transporter isoform X1, producing MTELKDEEIYHEKLPNIYEGIVKSAKNCCTTASVKKFIPIITWLPKYELNFLIPDFVAGVTVGLTAIPQAIVYGTIAGLTPQYGLYSAFMGCFVYIFFGTCKDVTIGPTAIMSIMVQAHTHNADYAILACFFTGVVTFLMGILNLGVLVQFISMPVTTGFTMAAAITIASGQINNLFGISSASNEFIDSWIYFFNHINNTQRNDALLGIITLIMLLIMRKIKDIPCSYKSLTKYISLSRNALAVVVGIILCYFLSSDDWLPFRVSGKIVPGLPPFKIPPFHTKINGTYIGLEDMVEDLGASLISIPVIAVLETIAVGKSFSMGKIIDASQEMIALGLANIFSSFFSSIPISGSFTRTAINNSSGVKTVLGGAITGILVLVTLAFLTNTFYFIPKSTLSAIIIAAMIFMVEYDKIAEIWRSKKTDMIPFLVTVLCCLFWTLEYGMVCGIVVNTLFILYKSARPTIIITEEKLLKDIVIAMVDIQENLNYSSAEYLKSKVVRYISAHSEKIGKVVIRGEEIHTIDYTVALNILSLKQDLLALNCELLCWNWQIPSAGVVCRLHPDARKMFKFSKTLQEVISMNMHQSTTTLETDCEAITIPT